Below is a window of Syntrophales bacterium DNA.
TCCGCAGGTATTCGTGGGGCCACAAGCCGATCGCATACACGCACAGGAGCGCCATCAGCACCCCCCGCAAGAGACCGGCGAACCCGCCCCCGGAACGGTCAATCTTGTCATTGAACTTGATCGTCATCAGCAGGCGCAGGATCAAGCGCAAAATGAGGAACAGGAGCGAAAAACAGACCACGATCAGAAGGAACGCCACGGCCAGCGCCAGATCGGGGTTCTCCGAAAGCCTTGTATTATCGGTCAGCAGACGGCCCACCGTCTGATAAAATCGCAGGCCGGCCATTAGCACGATCACCGTGCTGATCAGGCGCGAGAGCTCGCCCGAAAGCCCCCGTTTCAGGCCCCACAAGAATTCCCACAGCACGAGCACGAGCGCGCCCACTTCCACGACCGCAAACATGTTTCCAAACGTCATGGCTAAAAGTTCCAAGTTAGGCTAAGAAATTCAACTTGCCGGCCAACCATGCCCCGTCATACGGCAACTCCCAGCACTTCCACCGTCGCCCAGGCTATGGCGGGACAAGCCGGCGGACAAGACAACGGGACCCGCGCGTAACAACGCGAAAATACAGTTCCCATACGAAACGGAAAATATTTACCAGATTTGCAGAGGCTTGGCAATGCCTATTCCGCGCCTCAGAAACAGATTGACAATCCGCCCGTCCTGGCAACAATCATATTTGCAGACTTTGTTATGCTTTCCCCGTTACTTTCAACCTTTTCCTTTTCAATCCATTCAACTTCGGGAAATATACTTTTTTAAGGAGTCTTTCCTTCCCAGTTTCAGGCATGCCCAAATAAAATCGAGCATTAACAGCCAGGACTTTATCAACGAGCTTTCGAATAAAACTTGAAGGATAATCGAAATAACAGACGTAATTTATGGTGTTACTGATATTGAAACCTGAAATTACATAACGCAGGTAGGTATCATTAAAATCAGTGATATGTTCCGCCCGGAGGACATAGTCAGCATAAGTATTAATGAATGGGCAAAAGATATTTGTACTCATTAAAGGATCTGACGTACAATGAAAATAGAGGATTTTATCCTTTAATAGCGCCCTGGTATCTCGTATGAGCTGGTAGGCACAAAGCATGTCCGCCGAACTTCCATCATAGTAGACACCATCAAAATTATATTTATTTAAAACATCATTTACCCTGTCAAGGAAGTCTTTGCCCCTTGCCGTGGAATAGAAAGGGCTCATATAGGGAATAATTCGCATTCCCAGGGAATGGGCTTTTCTTATAACTCTTACCAACTCTTGCTCATTAACCGGCAAATAGTCAAAACAACTGCAGGAAGCATTGGCATAGCAGTCTTCAGGTGTCTTAACCGGTCTATTGCTTCTGGTAAAATTGCCTTGCCATATCGACGCATGTAGGACCATAATATTTGTATATTTAGCGGCATCTTCTATCTCCCTATTCGAAGGAAATGGCTGAAGCGCTTCAGGCGCTATTGAACCATGATGAGCAATTCTATCCTCAAAGGACTGTTTATAATTAAACCTTCGCGGAGGAAATATGGAGAGAAAGAACCGACAATAACTATTTAAAGTATAATAAATCTTCCATTCCTTATAACTAAAATCAACAACTTTTTCCATATTTCTTAAACCTTGATAGGGATAAACCCCTATTCCTCCCATTTTATCAATCAGCAGGATATTGCCGTCCTTCATTGCGCTATAGTCGGGTAAGAAATGCCCCGAAAAAGATAATTTCAGTTCCCCAAGACAATAAATATCCAAAAGAGAATCGCTGTTTATTTGCAATCTCAAATAGCTGGCATCCCTCATGCCGGCTCTCAGCTGTTGCTGGAATACACAGGTGGTTTCATCCTTTCTTTCCAGACTTAAAGTAGAAAAAGAATAATTAAAATCAACAACGGCTATTAGACGTTCTTTGTTAATAAGTTGATAACAGAAAATTCTGCCATTCTCCCCGAATTTATGGATGACGTATTTCGCCCCCGTAGTAATCACTGTTACTTTCCCCTTTTCCTCCTTTACACTTTCTATTTTCATCTCATTTAATATATTCATTTTAATTTCCTCTTGGAGTGTTACCAATTGATTGTCTGTTACAAATACAAATAACTGCTCAGATGCTTTGCATGCCACAGACAGCCTGCCCGAGCGTCGGCCAGGTTTCGGTTCTGTCTATACCTTGCCTGTAGGGTCCCTTTCCGAAAGTTTCAGTTATTCTCTTCCTTCCTCCTTTTCCAGTCTTCTCCTGACGCGATAACCATTAAGCCACCATTCTATGTGAACTTAATTGGTTGGTTTCATAAAACCTTCAGAATGCTTATAAGCCAAAATGTTTCATGGCCAACGGAATGGCCTTATGCACCTTGCCCAGCATCATGTCGATTTCTTCCCTGGTTATTACCAGGGCGGGCGCGA
It encodes the following:
- a CDS encoding CvpA family protein, which produces MELLAMTFGNMFAVVEVGALVLVLWEFLWGLKRGLSGELSRLISTVIVLMAGLRFYQTVGRLLTDNTRLSENPDLALAVAFLLIVVCFSLLFLILRLILRLLMTIKFNDKIDRSGGGFAGLLRGVLMALLCVYAIGLWPHEYLR